From Bombus huntii isolate Logan2020A chromosome 4, iyBomHunt1.1, whole genome shotgun sequence, one genomic window encodes:
- the LOC126864393 gene encoding uncharacterized protein LOC126864393, with protein sequence MVSGWCPCVPIGRRESPAQQQSASSSRSFGTDGAPFTVSAATDRAEMVQMFYYENRGKCCKKLLRYNGYPNKVLLFPEEGWARSASSSYWTLTPFWWSRSRCKVVEVAGTRRYSTQAKMVDTGTGTLYIIGSFKRMTTDPDFKLYLTSNVSSSDFNMGYSMTGTLERGCKKTNTFQMTHFAVIRRRDYEKAYEDSNPT encoded by the exons ATGGTCTCGGGGTGGTGCCCGTGCGTGCCGATCGGCCGCCGGGAATCACCGGCCCAGCAGCAGTCGGCCTCCTCTTCGAGGAGCTTCGGAACCGACGGTGCGCCGTTCACCGTCAGCGCGGCCACCGATCGCGCAGAAATGGTCCAGATGTTTTATTACGAAAATCGCGGCAAATGCTGCAAGAAGCTTCTCCGATACAACGGATATCCAAACAAG GTGCTTCTATTTCCGGAGGAAGGCTGGGCGAGAAGCGCGAGCAGTTCCTACTGGACTTTGACACCGTTTTGGTGGAGTCGTAGTCGATGCAAGGTAGTCGAAGTTGCTGGAACCAGGAG GTACAGCACTCAGGCAAAAATGGTAGACACAGGAACGGGCACGCTTTATATTATCGGCTCTTTCAAGAGAATGACCACTGATCCCGATTTCAAG TTGTACCTGACGTCGAACGTGTCGTCGAGCGACTTCAACATGGGTTATAGTATGACTGGCACGTTGGAGCGTGGCTGTAAGAAGACCAACACCTTCCAAATGACTCACTTTGCGGTGATTCGTCGACGAGACTACGAAAAGGCCTACGAAGACTCGAATCCCACCTAG